The genomic segment CGCGCTGAGTTGATCTTCTTCTCGATCGATGAAGGCGAGCCGGCCTGGCAAGTGTGGCGCTGGCCCTGGACTGTCCGCTGGGATCGCATCTTCACGCCTGTGCGGTAGAGCGATGGCGCGAAAAGCCCGGCCCGAATTCGGACCGTTAGAAGAGCGTATCGGACATCAGTTCAGCAACCGCGACCTGTTGGAGGCGGCGCTGACCCATGTCAGCGCGGTCACCACGGCGAAGCGGGCTCACTCCTATCAGCGGCTTGAGTTCCTCGGCGATCGGGTGCTGGGGCTGGTCATCGCCGAAATGCTGTTCGAGACCTTTCCGAAGGCGACCGAAGGGGAGATGTCGCAACGTCTCACCGACCTGGTGCGCCGCGAGGCTTGCGCCGACGTGGCGACCCAATGGGGCGCCAGCGACTGGTTGCGGCTGGGCGGCGGCGAGGTGAAGACCGGCGGTTCGCAGAAGAAGGCTATCCTCTCAGACGTCTGTGAATCGATCATCGGCGCGGTGTTCCTGGATGCCGGCTATGAGGCGGCGCGCGGCCTGGTGCGCCGCAGCTGGTCGCAGCGGATGATGGCGCCGAAAAACCCGCTGCGGGATCCCAAGACCGTTCTGCAGGAGTGGGCGCAGGCGCGCGGCAAGGAGCCGCCGCATTATCGCGAGACCGGCCGGTCGGGTCCCGATCACGCGCCGCACTTTACAATTGCTGTCGAAGTGACAGGCTATCCGCCGGCGGAGGCGGAGGGCGC from the Beijerinckia sp. 28-YEA-48 genome contains:
- the rnc gene encoding ribonuclease III, yielding MARKARPEFGPLEERIGHQFSNRDLLEAALTHVSAVTTAKRAHSYQRLEFLGDRVLGLVIAEMLFETFPKATEGEMSQRLTDLVRREACADVATQWGASDWLRLGGGEVKTGGSQKKAILSDVCESIIGAVFLDAGYEAARGLVRRSWSQRMMAPKNPLRDPKTVLQEWAQARGKEPPHYRETGRSGPDHAPHFTIAVEVTGYPPAEAEGASKRVAEQAAARAFMTREKVRDRKDKV